One genomic region from Manis pentadactyla isolate mManPen7 chromosome 12, mManPen7.hap1, whole genome shotgun sequence encodes:
- the RLN3 gene encoding relaxin-3 encodes MAKLLLLLLAVWMLAGELWLRAEARAAPYGVKLCGREFIRAVIFTCGGSRWRRSDILAQEAMGDTLPDTDPDADSELDEAVASSEWLAQTKSSQSFYGGPPSWQGTQGTLRGGRDILAGLSSNCCKWGCSKSEISSLC; translated from the exons ATGGCCAagctcctgctgctgctgctggctgTGTGGATGCTCGCTGGGGAGCTGTGGCTGAGGGCTGAGGCTCGGGCCGCCCCCTATGGAGTGAAGCTTTGTGGCCGGGAATTCATCCGAGCAGTCATCTTCACCTGCGGGGGCTCCCGATGGAGACGGTCAGACATTCTGGCCCAAGAAGCTATGG GGGACACCTTGCCAGACACAGACCCTGACGCAGACAGTGAGCTGGATGAAGCAGTGGCCTCAAGCGAGTGGCTGGCCCAGACCAAGTCCTCCCAGTCCTTCTATGGGGGCCCACCCAGCTGGCAGGGAACACAGGGGACTCTGCGAGGTGGCCGTGACATCCTGGCTGGCCTCTCCAGCAACTGCTGCAAGTGGGGTTGTAGTAAGAGTGAAATCAGCAGCCTCTGCTAG
- the IL27RA gene encoding interleukin-27 receptor subunit alpha isoform X2 encodes MRGTWAAPFRQLPQLALLLLLLFQRARPHGSPGPLQCYGIAPLGDLNCSWEPLGNLGAPSTLHLQSQKYHSNRTWTVAVPPDQSWVTIPREQLTTSDELLVWGAEAGQPLWSPVFVNLETRMKPDAPRLCPKVDFPEDDPLETAIQWEPPVWPPHKILICQFHYRRCQEMAWTLLEPEVTSIPLAPVEIQNLELATGYEVSGRCRMEKEDLWSDWSPSLSFQTLPSAPKDVWISGNPCGTPGSQEHQQLLWKAPGRCAQVAYRVWFHVEGRRLTQGGTPCCNSSIPAQAEWAGVSAVNATSWEPLTNLSLACLGPGSAPRNVTVSSVAGSMDLLVTWQQGSGALQEYVVDWAQDGDPLENLSWVRLPPGNLSALLPGNFEGGVPYRVTVTAVSPQGLAPAPPVWSFREELAPLEGPMLWRLQDDPPGTPAVAWGEVPRHQLRGRLTHYTLCAQSGTRPSVCMNVSGSTRNITLPNLHWGPCELWVTASTISGEGPPGPSLQLHLPDNTLKWKVLPGVLVLWGLFLTGCGMSLATSRRCLHLRYKVLPRWVWEKVPDPANSTSSQPHVEVFAQAVCSWFPLRLSTEATGSRNPSLSSQPHSGASCDLPPHRALPSETLHPISSFGQ; translated from the exons ATGCGGGGGACCTGGGCCGCCCCCTTCCGGCAGCTGCCGCAGCTGGCGCTGCTTCTGTTACTGCTGTTCCAACGGGCTCGGCCCCACG GCAGCCCTGGGCCACTGCAGTGCTATGGAATTGCACCCTTGGGCGACCTGAACTGCTCCTGGGAGCCTCTTGGGAACCTGGGAGCCCCCTCCACACTGCATCTCCAGAGCCAGAAGTA CCATTCCAACAGAACCTGGACTGTGGCAGTGCCCCCCGACCAGAGCTGGGTAACCATTCCTCGAGAACAGCTCACCACATCAGATGAACTCCTTGTCTGGGGAGCCGAGGCAGGCCAGCCTCTCTGGTCCCCAGTCTTCGTGAACCTGGAAACCCGAA TGAAGCCAGATGCCCCCCGACTCTGCCCCAAGGTGGACTTTCCAGAGGATGACCCCCTGGAGACTGCTATCCAATGGGAGCCTCCTGTGTGGCCGCCCCATAAGATCCTGATCTGCCAGTTCCACTACCGAAGATGCCAGGAGATGGCCTGGACCCTG CTAGAACCAGAAGTGACGTCCATACCCCTGGCCCCTGTTGAGATCCAGAACCTGGAATTAGCCACTGGCTATGAGGTGTCTGGCCGCTGccgaatggagaaagaagatttGTGGAGTGACTGGAGTCCCAGCCTGTCTTTCCAGACCCTGCCCTCTG ctcCGAAAGATGTATGGATATCAGGCAACCCCTGTGGGACACCAGGCAGTCAGGAACACCAGCAGCTTCTGTGGAAG GCCCCAGGGCGCTGTGCGCAGGTGGCCTACAGAGTGTGGTTCCACGTTGAAGGTCGGAGGCTGACCCAGGGTGGGACTCCCTGTTGCAACTCCTCCATCCCCGCCCAGGCGGAGTGGGCTGGGGTGTCCGCTGTCAATGCCACAAGCTGGGAGCCTCTCACCAACCTGTCTTTGGCTTGCTTGG GTCCAGGCTCTGCCCCGCGTAACGTGACGGTCAGCAGTGTTGCTGGGAGCATGGATCTGCTGGTGACTTGGCAACAGGGGTCTGGGGCACTGCAGGAGTACGTGGTGGATTGGGCTCAAGATGGGGACCCCTTGGAGAACCTCAGCTGGGTCCGGCTTCCTCCTGGGAACCTCAGTGCTCTGTTGCCAG GGAATTTCGAAGGAGGGGTCCCTTACCGGGTCACAGTGACAGCAGTCTCTCCTCAGGGCTTAGCCCCTGCTCCCCCAGTCTGGAGTTTCAGAGAGGAACTAG CACCCCTGGAGGGACCGATGCTTTGGCGACTCCAGGATGACCCCCCAGGGACCCCCGCCGTAGCGTGGGGAGAGGTCCCAAGGCACCAACTTCGGGGCCGTCTTACGCACTACACCTTGTGTGCACAGAGTGGGACCAGACCATCTGTCTGCATGAATG TGAGTGGCAGCACCCGGAACATCACCCTGCCCAACCTTCACTGGGGTCCCTGTGAGCTATGGGTGACTGCATCCACCATCTCAGGAGAGGGCCCACCTGGTCCCAGCCTCCAGCTTCACCTACCAG aTAACACCCTGAAATGGAAAGTTCTGCCTGGTGTCCTTGTCCTGTGGGGCTTGTTCCTGACGGGATGTGGCATGAGCCTAGCCACCTCCAGAAG ATGTCTCCACCTGCGATACAAGGTGCTGCCCCGCTGGGTCTGGGAAAAGGTTCCTGATCCTGCCAACAGCACTTCCAGCCAGCCCCATGTGGAG GTCTTTGCACAGGCTGTTTGCTCCTGGTTCCCGCTCAGATTGAGCACAGAAGCCACTGGCTCCAGGAATCCTTCCCTGAGCTCTCAGCCTCACTCAGGTGCTTCCTGTGACCTCCCCCCACACAGGGCTCTCCCCTCAGAGACCCTGCACCCCATCTCCTCATTTGGACAGTGA
- the IL27RA gene encoding interleukin-27 receptor subunit alpha isoform X1, giving the protein MRGTWAAPFRQLPQLALLLLLLFQRARPHGSPGPLQCYGIAPLGDLNCSWEPLGNLGAPSTLHLQSQKYHSNRTWTVAVPPDQSWVTIPREQLTTSDELLVWGAEAGQPLWSPVFVNLETRMKPDAPRLCPKVDFPEDDPLETAIQWEPPVWPPHKILICQFHYRRCQEMAWTLLEPEVTSIPLAPVEIQNLELATGYEVSGRCRMEKEDLWSDWSPSLSFQTLPSAPKDVWISGNPCGTPGSQEHQQLLWKAPGRCAQVAYRVWFHVEGRRLTQGGTPCCNSSIPAQAEWAGVSAVNATSWEPLTNLSLACLGPGSAPRNVTVSSVAGSMDLLVTWQQGSGALQEYVVDWAQDGDPLENLSWVRLPPGNLSALLPGNFEGGVPYRVTVTAVSPQGLAPAPPVWSFREELAPLEGPMLWRLQDDPPGTPAVAWGEVPRHQLRGRLTHYTLCAQSGTRPSVCMNVSGSTRNITLPNLHWGPCELWVTASTISGEGPPGPSLQLHLPDNTLKWKVLPGVLVLWGLFLTGCGMSLATSRRCLHLRYKVLPRWVWEKVPDPANSTSSQPHVEEVPQAQPLRDLPILEVEEMEPVLVMKPPEASAQLDSGYEKHFLPTPEELGLLGPPAPGPRFRPELTPGQECGAHLTDEDLRLKEAESLA; this is encoded by the exons ATGCGGGGGACCTGGGCCGCCCCCTTCCGGCAGCTGCCGCAGCTGGCGCTGCTTCTGTTACTGCTGTTCCAACGGGCTCGGCCCCACG GCAGCCCTGGGCCACTGCAGTGCTATGGAATTGCACCCTTGGGCGACCTGAACTGCTCCTGGGAGCCTCTTGGGAACCTGGGAGCCCCCTCCACACTGCATCTCCAGAGCCAGAAGTA CCATTCCAACAGAACCTGGACTGTGGCAGTGCCCCCCGACCAGAGCTGGGTAACCATTCCTCGAGAACAGCTCACCACATCAGATGAACTCCTTGTCTGGGGAGCCGAGGCAGGCCAGCCTCTCTGGTCCCCAGTCTTCGTGAACCTGGAAACCCGAA TGAAGCCAGATGCCCCCCGACTCTGCCCCAAGGTGGACTTTCCAGAGGATGACCCCCTGGAGACTGCTATCCAATGGGAGCCTCCTGTGTGGCCGCCCCATAAGATCCTGATCTGCCAGTTCCACTACCGAAGATGCCAGGAGATGGCCTGGACCCTG CTAGAACCAGAAGTGACGTCCATACCCCTGGCCCCTGTTGAGATCCAGAACCTGGAATTAGCCACTGGCTATGAGGTGTCTGGCCGCTGccgaatggagaaagaagatttGTGGAGTGACTGGAGTCCCAGCCTGTCTTTCCAGACCCTGCCCTCTG ctcCGAAAGATGTATGGATATCAGGCAACCCCTGTGGGACACCAGGCAGTCAGGAACACCAGCAGCTTCTGTGGAAG GCCCCAGGGCGCTGTGCGCAGGTGGCCTACAGAGTGTGGTTCCACGTTGAAGGTCGGAGGCTGACCCAGGGTGGGACTCCCTGTTGCAACTCCTCCATCCCCGCCCAGGCGGAGTGGGCTGGGGTGTCCGCTGTCAATGCCACAAGCTGGGAGCCTCTCACCAACCTGTCTTTGGCTTGCTTGG GTCCAGGCTCTGCCCCGCGTAACGTGACGGTCAGCAGTGTTGCTGGGAGCATGGATCTGCTGGTGACTTGGCAACAGGGGTCTGGGGCACTGCAGGAGTACGTGGTGGATTGGGCTCAAGATGGGGACCCCTTGGAGAACCTCAGCTGGGTCCGGCTTCCTCCTGGGAACCTCAGTGCTCTGTTGCCAG GGAATTTCGAAGGAGGGGTCCCTTACCGGGTCACAGTGACAGCAGTCTCTCCTCAGGGCTTAGCCCCTGCTCCCCCAGTCTGGAGTTTCAGAGAGGAACTAG CACCCCTGGAGGGACCGATGCTTTGGCGACTCCAGGATGACCCCCCAGGGACCCCCGCCGTAGCGTGGGGAGAGGTCCCAAGGCACCAACTTCGGGGCCGTCTTACGCACTACACCTTGTGTGCACAGAGTGGGACCAGACCATCTGTCTGCATGAATG TGAGTGGCAGCACCCGGAACATCACCCTGCCCAACCTTCACTGGGGTCCCTGTGAGCTATGGGTGACTGCATCCACCATCTCAGGAGAGGGCCCACCTGGTCCCAGCCTCCAGCTTCACCTACCAG aTAACACCCTGAAATGGAAAGTTCTGCCTGGTGTCCTTGTCCTGTGGGGCTTGTTCCTGACGGGATGTGGCATGAGCCTAGCCACCTCCAGAAG ATGTCTCCACCTGCGATACAAGGTGCTGCCCCGCTGGGTCTGGGAAAAGGTTCCTGATCCTGCCAACAGCACTTCCAGCCAGCCCCATGTGGAG GAGGTACCTCAGGCCCAGCCCCTCAGGGACTTACCCATCCTTGAAGTGGAGGAGATGGAGCCGGTACTGGTGATGAAGCCCCCCGAGGCCTCCGCCCAGCTTGACTCTGGGTATGAGAAACACTTCCTGCCCACACCTGAGGAGCTGGGCCTCCTgggccccccagccccaggccccaggttCAGGCCTGAACTGACCCCAGGCCAGGAGTGTGGTGctcatttgacagatgaagaCTTGAGGCTCAAAGAGGCTGAGTCACTTGCCTGA
- the IL27RA gene encoding interleukin-27 receptor subunit alpha isoform X3, which translates to MRGTWAAPFRQLPQLALLLLLLFQRARPHGSPGPLQCYGIAPLGDLNCSWEPLGNLGAPSTLHLQSQKYHSNRTWTVAVPPDQSWVTIPREQLTTSDELLVWGAEAGQPLWSPVFVNLETRMKPDAPRLCPKVDFPEDDPLETAIQWEPPVWPPHKILICQFHYRRCQEMAWTLLEPEVTSIPLAPVEIQNLELATGYEVSGRCRMEKEDLWSDWSPSLSFQTLPSAPKDVWISGNPCGTPGSQEHQQLLWKAPGRCAQVAYRVWFHVEGRRLTQGGTPCCNSSIPAQAEWAGVSAVNATSWEPLTNLSLACLGPGSAPRNVTVSSVAGSMDLLVTWQQGSGALQEYVVDWAQDGDPLENLSWVRLPPGNLSALLPGNFEGGVPYRVTVTAVSPQGLAPAPPVWSFREELAPLEGPMLWRLQDDPPGTPAVAWGEVPRHQLRGRLTHYTLCAQSGTRPSVCMNVSGSTRNITLPNLHWGPCELWVTASTISGEGPPGPSLQLHLPDNTLKWKVLPGVLVLWGLFLTGCGMSLATSRRCLHLRYKVLPRWVWEKVPDPANSTSSQPHVEHHCARGPALATPTGRMDQETDLWIHQMTVDQSSPEK; encoded by the exons ATGCGGGGGACCTGGGCCGCCCCCTTCCGGCAGCTGCCGCAGCTGGCGCTGCTTCTGTTACTGCTGTTCCAACGGGCTCGGCCCCACG GCAGCCCTGGGCCACTGCAGTGCTATGGAATTGCACCCTTGGGCGACCTGAACTGCTCCTGGGAGCCTCTTGGGAACCTGGGAGCCCCCTCCACACTGCATCTCCAGAGCCAGAAGTA CCATTCCAACAGAACCTGGACTGTGGCAGTGCCCCCCGACCAGAGCTGGGTAACCATTCCTCGAGAACAGCTCACCACATCAGATGAACTCCTTGTCTGGGGAGCCGAGGCAGGCCAGCCTCTCTGGTCCCCAGTCTTCGTGAACCTGGAAACCCGAA TGAAGCCAGATGCCCCCCGACTCTGCCCCAAGGTGGACTTTCCAGAGGATGACCCCCTGGAGACTGCTATCCAATGGGAGCCTCCTGTGTGGCCGCCCCATAAGATCCTGATCTGCCAGTTCCACTACCGAAGATGCCAGGAGATGGCCTGGACCCTG CTAGAACCAGAAGTGACGTCCATACCCCTGGCCCCTGTTGAGATCCAGAACCTGGAATTAGCCACTGGCTATGAGGTGTCTGGCCGCTGccgaatggagaaagaagatttGTGGAGTGACTGGAGTCCCAGCCTGTCTTTCCAGACCCTGCCCTCTG ctcCGAAAGATGTATGGATATCAGGCAACCCCTGTGGGACACCAGGCAGTCAGGAACACCAGCAGCTTCTGTGGAAG GCCCCAGGGCGCTGTGCGCAGGTGGCCTACAGAGTGTGGTTCCACGTTGAAGGTCGGAGGCTGACCCAGGGTGGGACTCCCTGTTGCAACTCCTCCATCCCCGCCCAGGCGGAGTGGGCTGGGGTGTCCGCTGTCAATGCCACAAGCTGGGAGCCTCTCACCAACCTGTCTTTGGCTTGCTTGG GTCCAGGCTCTGCCCCGCGTAACGTGACGGTCAGCAGTGTTGCTGGGAGCATGGATCTGCTGGTGACTTGGCAACAGGGGTCTGGGGCACTGCAGGAGTACGTGGTGGATTGGGCTCAAGATGGGGACCCCTTGGAGAACCTCAGCTGGGTCCGGCTTCCTCCTGGGAACCTCAGTGCTCTGTTGCCAG GGAATTTCGAAGGAGGGGTCCCTTACCGGGTCACAGTGACAGCAGTCTCTCCTCAGGGCTTAGCCCCTGCTCCCCCAGTCTGGAGTTTCAGAGAGGAACTAG CACCCCTGGAGGGACCGATGCTTTGGCGACTCCAGGATGACCCCCCAGGGACCCCCGCCGTAGCGTGGGGAGAGGTCCCAAGGCACCAACTTCGGGGCCGTCTTACGCACTACACCTTGTGTGCACAGAGTGGGACCAGACCATCTGTCTGCATGAATG TGAGTGGCAGCACCCGGAACATCACCCTGCCCAACCTTCACTGGGGTCCCTGTGAGCTATGGGTGACTGCATCCACCATCTCAGGAGAGGGCCCACCTGGTCCCAGCCTCCAGCTTCACCTACCAG aTAACACCCTGAAATGGAAAGTTCTGCCTGGTGTCCTTGTCCTGTGGGGCTTGTTCCTGACGGGATGTGGCATGAGCCTAGCCACCTCCAGAAG ATGTCTCCACCTGCGATACAAGGTGCTGCCCCGCTGGGTCTGGGAAAAGGTTCCTGATCCTGCCAACAGCACTTCCAGCCAGCCCCATGTGGAG CATCATTGCGCCCGTGGCCCGGCTTTGGCCACACCCACGGGGAGGATGGATCAAGAAACGGACTTGTGGATCCACCAAATGACTGTGGATCAGAGCAGCCCAGAAAAATAA
- the PALM3 gene encoding paralemmin-3 codes for MALQSQVWSPATPMPMAESSLYRQRLEVIAEKRRLQEAIGAAHRELEEEKLRVERLKRKSLRERWLMDGAAEGLERPEGSSLKDPPSPEDQAQARIRNLEDSLFTLQSQLQLLQSASTGAQHKPSGRLTWRRQGHRPLSQPIVEASSAGHPDLNKRASLPAGPVGTSPESPSELRDEAVGVLPAPGRVPGAAGASSEANGPCPGPSPSPGGEPHQGVAALEGGMGDAKGGGVVQVVWEGLRAAEDSATGPTDPELEAQVEEMVLEAIGERQETSRPELPSWVKVDRGVVEVVWEGMGGPEGSNSEVVQEAGRGQEALQSSSLRLQGAASGAGAPRGIPDGDGPGGSGGEEGSFIWVERVTLSEEWEELVVEGLDRPRVQGREGAAESLLGVEGRAGETCEGERSQAEEPVGTGEQGSEEKAGAELEGAERLLAVGRKGSADSSELERRGGEEKLGTQREGVKEPLLGTEREGVEEPLTAVEGPLGAEGEGGVEPLAVEQKGEQMLGAQKEAEGPLGAEKGDEEKLQATEDASVTERKEGEESQSVDRTGGEEASEAEKAQEIKEDQTPEQQRESGGGKKGQAEEVREGGAPLGAKEELRPEEEGTQPQEKQEGSLEEEAAMPQTPAEGQGPSGDPTTLLAETPAPEQPTECQPLLHVEGPRANPSAHPVPTYAPARQPEPSAPPEGEEASGPKQKTCQCCVVM; via the exons ATGGCCCTGCAGAGTCAGGTGTGGTCTCCGGCCACACCCAT GCCCATGGCCGAGAGCTCCCTCTACCGGCAGCGGCTAGAGGTCATCGCT GAGAAGCGGCGGCTGCAGGAGGCGATCGGCGCTGCGCACCgggagctggaggaagagaaactccGCGTGGAGCGGCTCAAG AGGAAGTCTCTCCGAGAGCGTTGGCTAATGGACGGGGCAGCTGAGGGGCTAGAGCGGCCTGAGGGCTCCTCCTTGAAGGACCCACCGTCACCTGAGGACCAGGCTCAGGCCCGAATCCGGAACCTAGAAGACAGCTTGTTCAC GCTCCAGTCCCAGCTGCAGCTGTTGCAAAGCGCATCTACAGGTGCCCAGCACAAGCCCTCAGGCAGACTCACCTGGCGCAGACAG GGTCACCGTCCTCTCTCCCAGCCCATCGTGGAGGCAAGTTCTGCTG GCCACCCTGATCTGAACAAAAGAGCCTCCCTGCCAGCCGGACCAGTGGGCACATCCCCGGAGTCTCCCTCTGAGCTTAGAGACGAGGCTGTTGGGGTTCTGCCAGCCCCAGGGCGGGTCCCTGGAGCTGCAGGGGCCTCCTCAGAAGCCAATGGCCCCTGCCCCGGACCCAGTCCCTCTCCAGGGGGGGAGCCTCATCAGGGGGTGGCTGCACTGGAGGGGGGCATGGGTGACGCCAAAGGAGGGGGTGTGGTGCAGGTGGTATGGGAGGGGCTGAGGGCCGCAGAGGACAGTGCCACAGGGCCCACGGACCCGGAGCTGGAGGCTCAGGTGGAGGAGATGGTGCTGGAAGCCATTGGGGAAAGGCAGGAAACCAGCCGCCCAGAGCTCCCATCCTGGGTGAAGGTGGACAGGGGCGTTGTGGAGGTGGTCTGGGAAGGGATGGGTGGCCCGGAGGGCAGCAACTCAGAGGTGGTGCAGGAGGCGGGTAGGGGCCAGGAGGCCTTGCAGAGCAGCTCACTGAGGCTCCAGGGGGCAGCTTCTGGAGCAGGTGCTCCCAGGGGCATCCCTGATGGTGATGGGCCGGGGGGCTCTGGAGGAGAGGAGGGGTCCTTCATTTGGGTGGAGAGAGTGACCCTCAGTGAGGAGTGGGAGGAACTGGTGGTGGAGGGGTTGGACAGGCCCAGGGtgcaagggagggagggagcagcagagagcctcctgggggtggaggggagggcaggggagaccTGCGAGGGGGAAAGGAGCCAGGCAGAGGAGCCTGTGGGCACTGGAGAGCAAGGGAGTGAGGAAAAGGcaggggcagagctggagggGGCCGAGAGGTTGCTGGccgtggggaggaagggaagtgcAGACTCCTcagagctggagaggagaggaggggaggagaagcTGGGGACACAGAGGGAAGGAGTCAAGGAGCCCCTGCTGGGGACAGAGAGGGAAGGAGTGGAGGAGCCCCTGACAGCAGTGGAGGGGCCTCTGGGGGCAGAGGGGGAAGGAGGTGTAGAGCCATTGGCAGTGGAACAGAAAGGTGAGCAAATGCTAGGGGCACAGAAAGAGGCTGAGGGACCTTTGGGAGCAGAGAAGGGAGATGAAGAAAAGCTGCAGGCGACTGAAGATGCTTCGGtgacagagagaaaggaaggtgAGGAATCACAGTCAGTAGACAGAACAGGAGGTGAGGAAGCCTCGGAGGCAGAGAAAGCCCAAGAGATCAAGGAAGATCAGACTCCAGAACAGCAGAGAGAGtctgggggaggaaagaaaggtcaggcagaggaggtgagggagggaggggctccCCTTGGGGCCAAGGAGGAGTTGAGGCCAGAGGAGGAAGGAACCCAGCCCCAGGAAAAGCAGGAAGGCTCCCTGGAGGAAGAAGCAGCAATGCCCCAAACCCCTGCTGAGGGCCAGGGACCCTCGGGGGACCCCACCACCCTCCTGGCAGAGACCCCAGCTCCGGAGCAGCCCACTGAGTGCCAGCCACTGCTTCATGTGGAGGGGCCCAGGGCCAACCCCAGTGCCCACCCTGTGCCCACCTATGCGCCTGCGCGGCAGCCTGAGCCATCTGCCCCTCCTGAGGGCGAAGAGGCGAGTGGCCCCAAGCAAAAGACGTGCCAGTGTTGTGTGGTTATGTGA